In Dermacentor variabilis isolate Ectoservices chromosome 7, ASM5094787v1, whole genome shotgun sequence, a genomic segment contains:
- the LOC142588717 gene encoding uncharacterized protein LOC142588717, which yields MAGSSRAVITADSGRGTSFLDGLKDYRIVLPPLPTGEGLKTMVVLHCDTAGRPYRIEDFRQPMKEAGVIEQVGGIGAYQMSHVWLVNFRSEEAKKKLLDIGHIVVKGKTCVVFDPERQEVRLKVHWCAFNVSNETLRRAFAEYGEVKEVSSDRWKTGGFENADSTTRVVRLVLREGASLERIPHQLRIGNGTVLVVVPGRAPICLRCRNTGHIRRDCKVPKCSECHAFGHEEAECTKSYARAATRGTFGDNSELHMDEDEAEQAASNPVVESPTAAALSDEKEGAMPGTRESAPSTPKSATTSMDTNSPQDIPRPSEKSKEEPMESDPAAAKRRHDDVSAMSQEQRLRLLERQWGVGEGKKQRVTSGQRSSSLPRDDNPKT from the coding sequence ATGGCTGGCTCTTCGCGAGCTGTGATAACGGCCGATTCTGGCCGCGGAACATCGTTTTTGGACGGCCTGAAAGATTACAGGATtgtactgccgccgctgccaaccGGAGAAGGACTGAAAACAATGGTTGTTCTTCACTGCGACACCGCTGGAAGGCCTTACAGGATAGAAGATTTCCGCCAGCCGATGAAAGAAGCCGGCGTCATTGAACAGGTGGGCGGTATCGGAGCGTACCAGATGTCGCACGTCTGGTTAGTCAACTTCCGTAGTGAAGAAGCCAAGAAAAAGTTGCTCGACATCGGGCATATTGTTGTTAAAGGGAAGACTTGCGTTGTCTTTGACCCTGAAAGGCAGGAAGTGCGGCTGAAGGTGCATTGGTGTGCCTTCAACGTCAGCAACGAAACTCTGAGGCGGGCGTTCGCCGAGTACGGCGAAGTGAAAGAAGTTTCGAGCGATAGATGGAAGACCGGCGGGTTTGAAAACGCCGACTCGACTACTCGTGTTGTGCGGCTGGTTCTTCGAGAAGGTGCAAGCCTCGAGCGCATACCCCATCAGCTGCGTATCGGGAACGGTACAGTATTAGTCGTCGTGCCCGGGCGTGCGCCGATATGTCTCCGCTGCCGCAACACAGGCCACATTAGGCGGGACTGCAAGGTGCCCAAGTGCAGCGAGTGCCACGCCTTCGGGCATGAAGAGGCTGAATGCACGAAGTCATACGCCCGCGCCGCGACTCGAGGAACATTCGGCGATAATAGTGAGCTGCACATGGACGAGGATGAAGCTGAGCAAGCTGCCTCCAACCCAGTGGTCGAGAGCCCAACGGCCGCAGCGCTGAGCGATGAAAAGGAAGGCGCCATGCCAGGGACTCGTGAGTCAGCGCCCAGCACCCCCAAGTCGGCAACCACGAGCATGGATACCAATTCACCGCAAGATATTCCACGCCCTTCTGAAAAAAGCAAGGAGGAACCCATGGAGTCTGACCCTGCGGCTGCGAAACGGCGCCACGACGATGTCAGTGCAATGAGCCAGGAGCAACGACTGCGTCTCCTAGAACGCCAGTGGGGCGTAGGCGAAGGGAAAAAGCAGCGTGTCACCAGCGGGCAACGATCGTCGTCGCTTCCTCGCGACGACAACCCGAAGACCTAA